GGGACCTTCTACCCCGTGCTGCTCGCCGGTGCCTTCCTGTTGCCGGCACCCGCGGCGGCGCTGGTGGTCGTGCCCGGTGCGCTGCTCTCGCAGGTCGGACAGCGACCCGTGGCGCTGCGACGGATCTGGCGGGCCGCCCAGCTCGTCCTCGGCGTGTGGGCAGCGGCCAAGGTGCACTGGCTGCTCGGCGGGCGGGACGCGGTCGTCGCGGGCGACGTCCCGTACGCCCTCGGTCCGGCCGGGGCGGCCGTGCTGGCGTTCTGCCTGGTGCTCGCGCTGCTCGACGGCGGGATCCTGGCCGTGGCGGAGCGGGTGCCGGTACGGCGGGCCTGGCGGGGACTGGTGGCGCGCTCGCTCGCGCCGATCGCCGTGCACGGCCTCGCCGGGCTGATGATGGCCGTCCTGTGGCGCAGCCCCTACGGACCGGTCGCCGCGCTGCTCGTGCTGCTGCCCATGTGCGTGTCGTGGTGGGCGTTCGCGCAGTACCACCGGGAACGCGCCGCCCACCAGGCGACCATCCGGGCGCTGGTCCAGGCCGTCGACATCAAGGACGGGTACACCCGCGGGCACAGCGAGCGCGTCGGGCAGGCCTCCATGATGATCGCGCGCGAGCTGGGCATGGCCGACGAGCGCGTCGAGGTGCTCCGCTTCGCCGGGATCCTGCACGACGTGGGCAAGCTCGGTGTGCCCACCCGGCTGCTCAGGAAGGACGGGCCGCTGACGCCCGAGGAGCGGCGGGTGATCGAGCTGCATCCCGAGTACGGGCACGAGATGGTGCGTGGCATCGGCTTCCTCGGCGAGGCCCGCGCCGCCGTGCTGCACCACCACGAGCGGCTGGACGGCAGCGGGTACCCGTACGGCCTGGTGGGCCGTCAGATCCCCGAGTCCGCGCGGGTCGTGGCGGTCGCGGACGCTTTCGACGCCATGACCTCCACCCGGAGCTACAGCAGGGCCCGGCCCGTCGCCGTGGCCCTGGCGGAGCTGGAGCGGTGCGCGGGCAGCCAGTTCGACCCGGTGATGGTCGCGGCGCTCGTCGAAGCCGTCGGGCGGACCGGATGGCACCCCGCGGTGACCGCCGACGACGAGGAGACCCGCCCGTCCCGGGTGCCCCCGCCCGGCGCACCCCTGTCCAGTCGCCCGGGAGCACACCGATGAGCGCGTACCGGCCGCCACCGCTCCTCACCCTCGTCCACGCCTGCGCCGCCCTCCTCGCCGCCGGCTCCCTCGCCGTCACGCTCTACCACGGGCTCGAGGAACGCCGGGTCGCCCTCGCCTTCGGCGTCCTCGTCACCGTCGGCGAGCTCACCCGGCGCAACGGCGCGCAGGTCCGGGAGCCGGCACCGCTCGGAGCCGCAGCGGCCCTGTCCTACGCCCTGCTCGGCGAGGCCGGCGGACGGGCCACGCACCACGGTCCCGCCCAGGTCGTCGCCGTCGTGCTGGCCGCCTCCCTGCTCGGCAGCGTCCCGCACGTCGCCCGCGGACAGGGGCCCACCCTCGACCACCTGGCGCGCCGGGTGCTCACCGTCGGGTTCGTCGCCGTGTGCTTCCAGCCCCCGTACAACCGGGGCATGTTCGACGACTGGGGCGGCCCCGCCTACGCCCTGCTGCTGCTCGCGCTGCTGTCGCTGACCGCCCTGTGCGACGCGGTGCTCGCCGCCGCCCTGGCCCACACCCGCACCGGCTGGCCCTTCGGGCCGGTGCTGCGGGACGAGCTGCGGGCCGTGTGCGGCATCGGGTCCGCCGTCATCGCCACCGGGGCGGTGATGGCGCTGGCGGTCGCCGTCGTGGGGCTGTGGGCGCTGCCCGTCTTCTCCGTGCCGCTGCTGCTCGCCCAGATGTCCTTCCGCCGGTACGCCGCCGTCCGGGCGACCTACCGGCAGACCATCGCCTCCCTCGCCCGGGCCACCGAGGTCGCCGGATACACCCCCTGCGGGCACGCCCGGCGCGTCGCCGCGATCAGCCAGGCGGTGGGGCGGGACCTGGGGCTGACCGAGCCCGAGCTGGCCGTGCTGGAGTACGCCGCGCTCATGCACGACATCGGCCAGCTGAGCCTCGTCGACCCGGTGCCGTCGGGCGCCACCGCCGCCCTGCCCGCCGCGGAGCAGCGACGGATCGCCCTGCTCGGCGGGGCCGTCGTACGGCAGACGGGCGTCGACGAGGCGGTGGCCGTGGTCGTGGAGCGGCAGGCCGACCCCTACGCCGAGCAGCCGCTCGCCGCGCGAATCGTCCGGGCCGTGAACGCGTACGAGGAGAAGTCCCGGGAAGGAGGGCCCGGCGGGCCGCTGACGGCACTGGAGGAACTCCGGCTCGCCACCGCCGGGACGTACGCCCCGGAGGTGGTGGAATCACTGGCCCGGGTACTGGCAAGGAGCAGTCTGACGCTGCCCGTGGCTGGGTAACCCATGGGTAATGAGCGCCCTCGATGCCGTACGTGGTTGGATGCGAAGGAGAAGGTGTCCGGGGGCTCGAAACACAGCTACGGCCAGCCCACCGCACGGAACTGGCAGGCGGGAATCGTGAGGATCTTCGGCAAGGGACGGAACCGGCCCTCCGCCTCCTGGCGGCAGGCCACAGACCGGGCGTTCACCCTCATCGGCGACGGCCGGTACGAGGACGCGGGCGCCCTGTTGACACGTGCCGCCGATCTGGAGCCCTGGCTCTCCGAGTCCTGGTTCAACCTCGCGCTGCTGCACAAGTTCCGGCACGACTGGGAGCAGGCGCGGGCGGCCGGACTCAGGGCCGTGGCGCTGCTCGACCGGGACAGCGGCGCGCCCGACTGGTGGAACGTCGGCATCGCCGCGACCGCGCTCCAGGACTGGCCGCTGGCCCGGCGTGCCTGGCAGGCGTACGGGCTGCGGGTGCCGGGGGCGGCCAACGACTCCGGCGAGCCCCTCGGCATGGACCTCGGCAGCGCGGCCGTACGGCTGTCCCCGGAAGGGGAGGCCGAGGTCGTGTGGGGACGGCGGCTGGATCCCGCGCGGATCGAGGTGCTGTCCATCCCCCTGCCGTCGTCGGGGCGGCGCTGGGGCGAGGTCGTCCTGCACGACGGGGTGCCGCACGGGGAGCGGACGACGGCCGTCGGGCACACGTACCCGGTGTTCGACGAGATCGAGCTGTGGGCGCCGTCGCCCGTGCCGACCTGGGTGGTGCTGCTGGAGGCGGCGACGGAGGCGGACCGGGACGCGCTGGAGCAGCTCGCCGGGGACGCCGGGTTCGCCGCGGAGGACTGGTCCTCTTCCGTGCGGTTGCTGTGCCGGATGTGCTCGGAGTCCCGGATGCCGTCCGACGAGGGCGACGGGGAGCATCTGGATCCGCACGATCACAGTGAGCCGGGGCATCCCGGGCCGCTGGGGCATCGGACGGACGGGCAGCTGTGGGTGCCGGAGCGGGAGTGCGGGTTGGCCGCGCCGGCTTCGCTGGTCCGGGGGCTTTTGGACGGGTGGGTGGCCGACAGTCCGGATTCTCGGGGTTGGCGGGATTTGGAAGAGGTCTGTTAGCGCCGTTGCCGGGTGCGGCCGCGTTGTGGTTGATCGCGCAGTTCCCCGCGCCCCCAAGCAAAAGAACGGCGTACGACACCGGCGTACCCTGTATCAGCTATCTCAGCCCGGTCAGGTTCAGGAAGGCGTACGTAACGTCATGGCTCAGCAGGACACCGATCAGCAGCACGTGGGCGTGCTCCCCGTCGATGACGAGGGGTACGTGATCGACACGGAGGACTGCGAGGAGCGCGAGGCGGCCTGGCGGGAGCGGGGGACCTCGCGGCCGATCACGGTGGTCGGGAACCCGGTGCTGCACAAGGAGTGCAAGGACGTCACCGACTTCGGCGACGACTTCCAGCAGCTCGTCGCGGACATGTTCGCCAGCCAGCGCACCGCCGAGGGCGTGGGCCTCGCCGCCAACCAGATCGGCGTCGACGCGAAGGTCTTCGTCTACGACTGCCCGGACGACGAGGGCGCCCGGCACACCGGCGTCGTCTGCAACCCCAAGCTCGTCGAACTGCCCGCCGAGAAGCGCCGCCTGGACGACAGCAACGAGGGCTGCCTGTCGGTGCCCACCGCGTACGCGCCGCTCGCCCGGCCCGACTACGCCGAGGTGACCGGGCAGGACGAGAAGGGCAACCCGATCCGGGTGCGTGGCACCGGGTACTTCGCACGGTGTTTGCAGCACGAGACGGACCACCTGTACGGCTACCTGTACATCGACCGGCTCTCCAAGCGGGAGCGCAAGGACGCGCTGCGGCAGATGGCCGAGAACGAGCCCCGCTACCCCGTGGTGGCCAACGACTGAGACCTCAGCCTCACCAACCGCACGGCGTCTGTTCGGGTTCACCACCCTGAACAGGCGCCGTTCCTCTGTGCCGTTCGCCTGTCCGTCGCACGTTCGATCGCTTCTGCTCTCCTGGTGATCCACCGGCAGTCACACAACGGGAGGTTCCCGGCACTGTGGGGTAGTGAATGAAGCAAATACGTTCCCAGAACGGTCAGTTGTAGTGCTGAATGGGATGAGCGGGGTATGCAACGGCGCACGCCCGGCACGAAGGGAGGGGCGCCCGCGCCAACTGGCGGCTGAGAGGGGTTAGTTCGTGCATGCTTTGTCACACGGCACCACATCGACACCGGCCACGATCGCAGTTCCACCGTCGCTCTCTCTCCCGGTGATCGAGGCGGCGTTTCCCCGGCGACTCCACCCGTATTGGCCCAAGTGCCAGGAGAAGACCCGGGCCTGGCTGCTCGAAAAGCGGCTCATGCCCGCGGACAAGGTGGAGGAATATGCCGACGGCCTTTGCTACACCGACCTCATGGCCGGGTACTACCTCGGCGCCTCCGACGAGGTCATGCAGGCGATCGCCGACTACAGCGCGTGGTTCTTCGTCTGGGACGACCGGCACGACCGCGACATCGTGCACGGCCGTCCCGCCGCCTGGCGGCTGCTGCGGGATCGGCTGCACCGGGCCCTCGACTCCCCCGGGGAGCACCTGCACCACGGGGACCCACTGGTCGCGGGGTTCGCGGACAGTGTGCTGAGGCTGTACGCGTTCCTGCCCCAGACGTGGAACCTCCGGTTCGCCCGGCACTTCCACGCGGTGATCGACGCGTACGACCAGGAGTTCCACAATCGCACCGAGGGAATCGTCCCGACGGTCGAGGAATACCTTCGGTTGCGCCGGCTCACCTTCGCGCACTGGATCTGGACGGACCTGCTGGAGCCGACCGCCGGCTGTGAACTCCCGGACGCCGTGCGAAAACACCCGGCATATCGGCGGGCGGCGCTGATGAGTCAGGAATTCGCCGCCTGGTACAACGATCTGTGCTCGCTTCCGAAGGAGATAGCGGGCGACGAGGTGCACAATCTCGGAATCAGTCTCATCACCCATGAGGGGCTGACCCTGGAACAGGCGGTCGCGGAAGTCAGGCACCGCGTCGAGAAATGCATCGCCGATTTCATCGACGTCGAGCGGGAGGCCTTACGGTTCGCCGACGACCTCGCCGACGGCTCCGTGCGGGGAAAGGAACTGAGCGCCGCCGTGCGGGCCTGTCTGAGCAATATGCGGAACTGGTTCAGTTCCGTCTACTGGTTCCACCACGAGTCCGGCCGGTACATGGTCGACAGCTGGGACGACCGGTCCACGCCCCCTTACGTCAACAACGAAGCGGCAGGTGAGAAATGACCGTCGAGTCCGTGCAGCCCGAAACCCCGCCGGCCGTGGAGCTGCGGGAGCCGCCCCGGGCGGGTGGTGGTGTCCCCGTCCTCGGGCACGGCTGGAAGCTCGCGCGCGACCCGCTGGCGTTCATGTCGCGGCTGCGCGACCACGGCGACGTCGTCCGGCTGAAGCTCGGGCCGAAGACGGTGTACGCGGTCACCACCCCTGCCCTGACCGGCGCCCTGGCGCTGAGCAACGACTTCATCATCGCCGGGCCCCTGTGGGAGTCCCTGGAGGGCCTGCTCGGCAAGGAGGGCGTGGCCACGGCGAACGGCCCACGCCACCGGCGCCAGCGGCGCACCATCCAGCCCGCCTTCCGGCTCGACGCCATCCCGGCCTACGGCCCGATCATGGAAGAGGAGGCCCACGCGCTCGCCGAGCGCTGGAAGCCCGGCGAGACGATCGACTGCACCTCCGAGTCCTTCCGGGTGGCCGTGCGCATCGCGGCCCGCTGCCTGCTGCGCGGCGACTACATGGACGAGCGGGCGGAGCGGCTGTGCGTCGCCCTCGCCACCGTCTTCCGGGGGATGTACCGGCGGATGGTGGTCCCGCTCGGACCGCTCTACAACCTGCCGCTCCCGGCCAACCGCGAATTCAACCGGGCATTGGCCGATTTGCATCTCCTCGTCGACGAGATCGTCGCCGAGCGCCGGGCATCCGGTCAAAAGCCGGACGATTTGCTGACGGCATTGCTGGAGGCGAAGGACGAGAATGGCGACCCGATCGGGGAACAGGAGATCCACGATCAGGTCGTCGCGATCCTCACCCCCGGCAGCGAAACCATCGCCTCCACGATCATGTGGCTGTTGCATATGCTCGCGGAGCACCCCGAACACGCCGACCGGGTACGCGACGAAGTGCAGGCCGTCACCGGTGGGAGGCCGGTGGCATTCGCAGACGTCCGAGGACTCAGGCACACCAACAATGTCGTCGTCGAGTCCATGCGTTTGAGCCCGGCCGTCTGGATTCTGACGCGCCGGGCGGTGCGGGACACGGAACTCGGTGGATACCGTATTCCGTCAGGGGCGGACATCATCTACAGTCCGTACGCGATCCAGCGCGATCCGAAGTCGTACCGGCGCAACCTGGAGTTCGACCCCGACCGCTGGCTTCCGGACCGGGTCAAGGACATCCCGAAGCACGCCATGAGCCCCTTCAGCGTGGGCAACCGCAA
This is a stretch of genomic DNA from Streptomyces hawaiiensis. It encodes these proteins:
- a CDS encoding HD-GYP domain-containing protein; this translates as MEAVPARARVYIACVAMAALLCLLPLPGIRTPWWAVALLAALYAGCERVARSRFVGIFHPAGTFYPVLLAGAFLLPAPAAALVVVPGALLSQVGQRPVALRRIWRAAQLVLGVWAAAKVHWLLGGRDAVVAGDVPYALGPAGAAVLAFCLVLALLDGGILAVAERVPVRRAWRGLVARSLAPIAVHGLAGLMMAVLWRSPYGPVAALLVLLPMCVSWWAFAQYHRERAAHQATIRALVQAVDIKDGYTRGHSERVGQASMMIARELGMADERVEVLRFAGILHDVGKLGVPTRLLRKDGPLTPEERRVIELHPEYGHEMVRGIGFLGEARAAVLHHHERLDGSGYPYGLVGRQIPESARVVAVADAFDAMTSTRSYSRARPVAVALAELERCAGSQFDPVMVAALVEAVGRTGWHPAVTADDEETRPSRVPPPGAPLSSRPGAHR
- a CDS encoding HD-GYP domain-containing protein, which encodes MSAYRPPPLLTLVHACAALLAAGSLAVTLYHGLEERRVALAFGVLVTVGELTRRNGAQVREPAPLGAAAALSYALLGEAGGRATHHGPAQVVAVVLAASLLGSVPHVARGQGPTLDHLARRVLTVGFVAVCFQPPYNRGMFDDWGGPAYALLLLALLSLTALCDAVLAAALAHTRTGWPFGPVLRDELRAVCGIGSAVIATGAVMALAVAVVGLWALPVFSVPLLLAQMSFRRYAAVRATYRQTIASLARATEVAGYTPCGHARRVAAISQAVGRDLGLTEPELAVLEYAALMHDIGQLSLVDPVPSGATAALPAAEQRRIALLGGAVVRQTGVDEAVAVVVERQADPYAEQPLAARIVRAVNAYEEKSREGGPGGPLTALEELRLATAGTYAPEVVESLARVLARSSLTLPVAG
- a CDS encoding tetratricopeptide repeat protein, with product MRIFGKGRNRPSASWRQATDRAFTLIGDGRYEDAGALLTRAADLEPWLSESWFNLALLHKFRHDWEQARAAGLRAVALLDRDSGAPDWWNVGIAATALQDWPLARRAWQAYGLRVPGAANDSGEPLGMDLGSAAVRLSPEGEAEVVWGRRLDPARIEVLSIPLPSSGRRWGEVVLHDGVPHGERTTAVGHTYPVFDEIELWAPSPVPTWVVLLEAATEADRDALEQLAGDAGFAAEDWSSSVRLLCRMCSESRMPSDEGDGEHLDPHDHSEPGHPGPLGHRTDGQLWVPERECGLAAPASLVRGLLDGWVADSPDSRGWRDLEEVC
- the def gene encoding peptide deformylase: MAQQDTDQQHVGVLPVDDEGYVIDTEDCEEREAAWRERGTSRPITVVGNPVLHKECKDVTDFGDDFQQLVADMFASQRTAEGVGLAANQIGVDAKVFVYDCPDDEGARHTGVVCNPKLVELPAEKRRLDDSNEGCLSVPTAYAPLARPDYAEVTGQDEKGNPIRVRGTGYFARCLQHETDHLYGYLYIDRLSKRERKDALRQMAENEPRYPVVAND
- the cyc1 gene encoding epi-isozizaene synthase produces the protein MHALSHGTTSTPATIAVPPSLSLPVIEAAFPRRLHPYWPKCQEKTRAWLLEKRLMPADKVEEYADGLCYTDLMAGYYLGASDEVMQAIADYSAWFFVWDDRHDRDIVHGRPAAWRLLRDRLHRALDSPGEHLHHGDPLVAGFADSVLRLYAFLPQTWNLRFARHFHAVIDAYDQEFHNRTEGIVPTVEEYLRLRRLTFAHWIWTDLLEPTAGCELPDAVRKHPAYRRAALMSQEFAAWYNDLCSLPKEIAGDEVHNLGISLITHEGLTLEQAVAEVRHRVEKCIADFIDVEREALRFADDLADGSVRGKELSAAVRACLSNMRNWFSSVYWFHHESGRYMVDSWDDRSTPPYVNNEAAGEK
- a CDS encoding cytochrome P450, producing the protein MTVESVQPETPPAVELREPPRAGGGVPVLGHGWKLARDPLAFMSRLRDHGDVVRLKLGPKTVYAVTTPALTGALALSNDFIIAGPLWESLEGLLGKEGVATANGPRHRRQRRTIQPAFRLDAIPAYGPIMEEEAHALAERWKPGETIDCTSESFRVAVRIAARCLLRGDYMDERAERLCVALATVFRGMYRRMVVPLGPLYNLPLPANREFNRALADLHLLVDEIVAERRASGQKPDDLLTALLEAKDENGDPIGEQEIHDQVVAILTPGSETIASTIMWLLHMLAEHPEHADRVRDEVQAVTGGRPVAFADVRGLRHTNNVVVESMRLSPAVWILTRRAVRDTELGGYRIPSGADIIYSPYAIQRDPKSYRRNLEFDPDRWLPDRVKDIPKHAMSPFSVGNRKCPSDHFSMAQLTLITAALATRYRFEQVAGSRDDTRVGITLRPHDLRVRPVAR